The following is a genomic window from Geobacillus subterraneus.
TTATCGAACCGTTCCGCGCTTCGATCGTTGACGTGAGCAAAGACAGCCTCGTCATTCAAGTGACCGGCGAGCCGGAAAAGGTCGAAGCGTTGATCGAGCTGCTCCGCCCGTATGGCATCAAAGAAGTGGCGCGCACGGGTACGACTGCGTTCACCCGCGGAGCGCAAAAAGCGGCGACCAGCCAGAAAACAGCGTTCATCATTTAACAATACTCACACTACATGATAAAGGAGAGGGTACTCATGGCAAAAGTGTACTATAACGGAGATGCAAACGAACAATATTTGCAAGGAAAAACGGTCGCTATTATCGGCTATGGTTCGCAAGGTCATGCGCATGCGCAAAACTTGCGCGACAGCGGTGTTCGCGTCATTGTCGGATTGCGAAAAGGGAAATCGTGGGAACAGGCGGAACAAGACGGCTTCGAGGTATATGCGGTTCGCGAAGCGGCGAAACAGGCCGATATCGTGATGGTGCTGCTGCCGGATGAAAAACAGCCGGCCGTTTACAAAGAAGAAATTGAACCGGAATTGAAACCGGGCAACGCGCTTGTCTTCGCCCATGGCTTTAATATCCACTTCAGCCAAGTCGTTCCGCCGGAGCACGTTGACGTCTTTTTGGTCGCGCCAAAAGGCCCGGGCCATCTTGTCCGGCGCACGTATGCTGAAGGGGCGGGCGTGCCGGCGCTCATCGCCGTCTATCAAGATGTGACCGGCCATGCGAAAGAAACCGCGCTCGCTTACGCCAAAGCGATCGGCGCCACGCGGGCGGGGGTGCTTGAGACAACGTTCAAAGAAGAAACGGAAACCGACTTGTTTGGCGAGCAGGCGGTGCTTTGCGGCGGGTTGACGGCGCTCATTAAAGCCGGATTTGAAACGCTCGTTGAAGCGGGATATCAGCCGGAAGTCGCATATTTCGAATGTTTGCATGAGATGAAGCTCATCGTCGACCTCTTGTATGAGGGTGGGCTGTCGTGGATGCGCTACTCGATTTCTGATACGGCGCAATGGGGTGACTTTACATCCGGGCCGCGCGTCATTAACGAAGCGGTGAAAGCGGAAATGAAAAACATTTTGCATGACATTCAAACCGGTAAATTTGCAAAAAGCTGGATCTTAGAAAATCAGGCAAACCGTCCGGAGTTCAACGCCATCAATCGGCGCGAAAACGAGCATTTGATCGAGGTGGTCGGACGCGAATTGCGGAGCATGATGCCGTTTGTGAAGGCAAAACAAAAAGAGGCGGTGGTGCCAGGTGCGAAAAATTAAGTTTTTTGATACGACGTTGCGCGACGGGGAACAATCAGCCGGGGTAAACTTAAATTTGCAAGAAAAATTGGAGATCGCCCGCCAGCTCGAGCGGCTGCAAGTTGATATTATCGAGGCGGGCTTCCCCGCCTCGTCCAAAGGCGATTTTGAAGCGGTCAAACAAATCGCGGAAACGATTCGAACATGTTCGGTCACCGGGCTGTCGCGCTCGGTTCGAAGCGATATTGACGCCGCATGGGAGGCATTACAAGGCGGCGCCGAGCCGCGGTTGCATTTATTCATCGCCACCTCGCCGATCCATATGGTGCACAAACTGCGGATGACGCCGGAGCAAGTCATTGAAGCGGCGGTGGAAGCGGTGAAATATGCCAAACGTTTCTTCCCGATCGTTCAATGGTCGGCGGAAGATGCGTGCCGGAGCGAACTGCCGTTTTTGGCAAAAATCGTTACCGAAGTGATCAAAGCCGGCGCCTCTGTGATCAATATCCCAGATACGGTCGGCTATATTACACCAAAAGAGTATGGGGAGATTTTCCTCTATTTACGAAATAATGTTCCGAATATTGAAAATATTTCTTTATCCGCCCATTGCCATGACGACTTAGGCATGGCGGTCGTAAACTCACTCTCGGCCATCGAGCACGGGGCGACACAAGTTGAATGCACGATCAACGGCATCGGCGAGCGGGCCGGCAACGCGGCGCTTGAGGAGATCGCCGTCGCCCTTCACATTCGCAAAGATTATTATCAAGTGGAAACGCGCCTCAATTTACAAGAAATTAAGCGCACGAGCAGTCTAGTCAGCAAGCTGACCGGCATGGTCGTTCCGCCGAACAAGGCGGTTGTCGGCAAAAACGCGTTTGCCCACGAATCCGGCATTCATCAAGACGGCGTCCTAAAAGAAAAAACGACGTATGAAATCATCTCGCCGGAGCTCGTCGGTGTGCCGTCGAATTCGATGGTGCTTGGCAAACATTCCGGCCGCCATGCGCTCCGCAACCGGGTCGAAGAGCTCGGCTATACGCTGTCAGAGGAAGAGATCAACCAGCTGTTCGTCCGCTTTAAAGAGCTGGCGGATAAAAAGAAAGATGTGACGGACGATGATTTAGTCGCTTTAATTTTCGAAGAGAAGTTCGACCATTTCAAAGATTTTTACCAATTGTCGTCGATTCAAGTACAGTACGGGACAAATCAAATCCCGACAGCGGTTGTTGTGTTAAAAGACGGGAAAGGAAACGACATCCAAGAAGCGGCGACCGGAGCGGGCAGCGTCGAGGCGCTGTACAACACGTTGGAGCGCTGTTTCCAAACGGCGGTGACGCTGCTAGATTACCGGATTGAATCGGTCGGGGGCGGCCGCGATGCGTTAGCGCAAGTATTTGTTAAAGTGCGCGTCAACGATGTGGAAACGAGCGGACGCGGAACGGCGCAAGATGTGCTCGAAGCTTCGGCTAAAGCGTACATTAACGCGATGAACCGCGTGTTTATGATCGAAGCGATGCGCGCTGAAAACGAAAAAGTGGCAACACCATAAAACGGGGGGATCAAGCATGGGAAACTATCGGATTGCCGTCTTGCCGGGCGATGGCATCGGCCAAGAAGTGACATCTGGAGCGGTGGACGTATTAAAAGCGGTCGGAATCCGGTTTGGACATGAGTTTACATTCGAATACGGGTTAATCGGCGGGGCGGCGATCGATGAAGCAGGGACGCCGCTCCCGGAAGAAACGCTTCGCCTTTGCCAACAAAGCGACGCCGTCTTGCTTGGGGCGGTCGGCGGTCCGAAGTGGGACGAAAATCCTCCGCACCTGCGCCCGGAAAAAGGGCTGCTTGCCATCCGCCAACAGCTTGGGTTATACGCGAACTTGCGGCCGGTCGTCTGCTATGACAGCTTGGCTTCTGCTTCACCGCTAAAACCGGATCTCGTGCAAGATGTCGATTTCATCATCGTGCGCGAATTGACCGGCGGCATTTACTTCGGCCAGCCGAGCGGCCGCGTCGTCGAAAACGGAGAAGAAAAAGCGGTTGACACGCTCTTATATAAAAAGGAAGAGATCGAGCGGATCGTGCGCATGGCGTTTACGTTAGCGCGCGGCCGGAAGAAAAAAGTGACCTCGGTCGACAAGGCGAACGTGCTCTCCTCAAGTCGGTTATGGCGGGAAGTGGCTGAAGAGGTGGCTAAACAATTCCCGGACGTTGAGCTTGAGCATATGCTTGTCGACAACGCGGCGATGCAACTCATCCGCGCGCCGAAGCAATTTGATGTGATCGTCACGGAAAACATGTTTGGCGACATTTTAAGCGATGAAGCATCGATGTTATCCGGGTCGCTTGGGATGCTGCCGTCAGCCAGCTTGTCGGCTTCCGGACCAAGCTTGTATGAGCCGGTGCACGGATCGGCGCCCGATATCGCTGGCATGCGAAAGGCGAATCCGATTGCCGCTATTTTGTCAGCCGCTATGATGCTTCGCCTGTCGTTCGGGCTCGCCGCCGAGGCGGAAGCGATCGAGCATGCGGTGCAGCAGGCGCTTACCGCGGGCTTGCGCACAGCTGACCTGGCGCAAAGCAGCGGCCGCGTCGTATCGACGGACGAAATGGTCGAGGAGATCAAAACAGCGGTACTCGACTATACAGCAATCGCGCAAATTATGACCGTTTATGCATGAGACGTGCGAGGTGAAGGCAGTGAAACCAAAAACGATCATCGAAAAAATATGGGAAAACCATGTCGTCTACCGCGAAGAAGGGAAGCCGGATTTGCTGTATATCGATTTGCATTTAGTGCATGAAGTGACATCGCCGCAGGCGTTTGAGGGGCTGCGCCAAAACGGACGGAAAGTGCGGCGGCCGGACTTGACGTTTGCGACGATGGACCATAACGTGCCGACCGTCAACCGATTTGTCATTACCGATGAAGTGGCGCGCAATCAAATCGCTGCGCTTGAGCGCAACTGCCGCGAGTTTGGTGTTCCGCTCGCCGATTTGCATAGCGAAGAGCAAGGAATCGTCCACGTGATCGGCCCGGAGCTCGGCTTGACCCAGCCGGGAAAAACGATCGTCTGCGGCGACAGCCATACATCGACGCACGGGGCGTTTGGCGCCTTAGCGTTTGGCATCGGCACGAGCGAAGTCGAACACGTGCTAGCGACACAAACGCTTTGGCAGCATAAACCGAAAACGCTGCAAATCCGCATCAACGGCCAGCTCGGTAAAGGGGTGACGGCGAAAGACGTCATTTTGGCCATCATCGGCCGCTACGGCGTCGGCGTTGGCACCGGCTATATTATCGAGTTTACCGGTGAGGCGATTCGCCGCATGTCGATGGAAGAGCGGATGACGATTTGCAATATGTCGATCGAAGCCGGAGCGCGCGCCGGCCTTATCAGTCCAGATGAAACGACGTTTGCCTATTTGCGCGGCCGCAAATATGCGCCAAAAGGCGAGGCGTTTGAGCAAGCGGTTGAACGCTGGCGGGCGCTTGCCAGCGACGAGGGGGCCGAGTATGACAAAACGATCGAAATCGATGCCTCAACCATTGCTCCGATGGTAACGTGGGGAACGAACCCAGCGATGAGCACATCGGTTGACGGAACGGTGCCCGACCCGGAACAGTTCGAAAGCGAAACCGAGCGCAACGCGGTGCGCCGGGCGCTTCAGTATATGGGGTTGAACCCCGGCATGCCGATTACCGACATTCCGGTGCAACATGTATTTATCGGCTCATGTACGAACTCGCGCATCAGTGATTTGCGTGAAGCGGCGAAAATCGTCAAAGGCCAAAAAGTAGCCCCCGGTGTCAGAGCCCTTGTTGTGCCTGGATCGCAGCAAGTCAAAAAACAGGCCGAAGAAGAAGGGCTGGCGCAAATTTTCCTCGAGGCCGGCTTTGAGTGGCGCGATGCCGGCTGCAGCGCCTGTTTGGGCATGAATCCGGACATCATTCCGGAAGGCGAACATTGTGCGTCGACATCGAACCGCAACTTTGAAGGGCGGCAAGGAAAAGGAGCGCGCACGCATCTTGTCAGCCCGGCGATGGCCGCTGCCGCCGCCATTTACGGCCGCTTTGTCGATGTGCGCCAGCTTGAAGCTGAACCGGTCCGGTAACGGACGGACGCTCCTTGAAGCGGCCGCATCCCGCCTTAGGGATATCCACTTTTGGCAAGGTGACTGATACATCTGACGGAGGGAGAGAGACGATGAAGCCGTTTACGATTCACCGAGGAAAAACCGCCGGCATCGATCGGGCGAACATCGATACCGATCAAATCATCCCGAAACAGTTTTTAAAGCGGATCGAGCGTACCGGATTTGGCCAATTTCTATTTTATGACTGGCGCTATTTCAGCGACGGCACGCCGAATCCGGAGTTTGAGCTCAACCGTCCGGAAAATGAAGGGGCAACGATTTTAGTCGCCGGCGAAAATTTCGGCTGCGGTTCATCGCGCGAACATGCGCCCTGGTCGCTTCAAGATTACGGATTTCGCGCGATCATTGCTCCTTCGTTTGCCGATATCTTTTACAATAACTGCTTAAAAAACGGGCTGCTGCCGATTCGGCTTGATGAAGAGGATGTCCGGTATTTATTAAAACAGAGCCGGCGCGCTGATTACGAGCTGACCGTTTCGCTTGAAGAGCAGCGGGTGTTTGATGACGAAGGATTTTCACGCCCGTTTGACATCGATCCGTACCGGAAACAGCTGCTCTTAAAAGGCTGGGACGAGATTGACTTAACGTTTGTGTACGAACCGTATATCGCCGCCTACGAGCAAAAACATTGTCCGCGGCCGTAAAGCGCTCTGTGTTCGGAGCGGCAACGCAAGGCGGATGGAGTGAGGGTGTCCTAAACGCAACGGGACGCCCTTTTTTCATCACGGTATGCGCGCGGTGAACCGTTCCGTTAGGGGGAGGCGATGGTGCTGTCAGTGAGGAGACCCCCTCCAATTGAGAACATTTGACGTTAAGGAAGTATAAACATGACTGAGGGACGGAAGCAGCGGTTTTCTATCGATTTTTTCATCGATCTTTTGCCTGTCTCGTGAAGGAAGGGAGTCCGTTCGGTCGGGTTCGTTTTTTGTCCGGCCGAAGTGGGATCAGGGCGCTGTCGTTATTTTGCCGCGGCGCTTGTTTCGTTAGGGAAAACTTGCTACACTTGTGGTAAATGCAAATGGGAGCAGGCGAAGATGGGAAACGGAAAAAAAGGGAAAATTATTATGTTTCCACGAACGAAAGAACGGTTGATTGAAGAGGCGTTCACAGCGCTTGAGGCGAAGCAGTACAAGGAAGCGCTCCGCTTTTTGCGCGCCGCCGAACAGCTTGGCGACGGCAGCTTTCCGATCCGGCTCGGCCTTGCGGTGTGCTGCTACGAACTCGGAGATTACGATGAGGCGGATTGGCGCCTGGCTGCGCTGCTTGACGAGCAGCCGAACAATAGCGAGCTGTTGCAAATGTATGTTGCCCTGCTGTTGCAGACGAACCGCTACCGGGAAGCGGAAGCGGCGATCCGCTCCGCTTTGCGCCGTCAGACATTGCCGGTTTCGTTGCGCGAACAGCTTCGCCAGCTGCTTCGGTTCAGTGAAAAAATGAACGCCCGTCCGCTGCCGCCCGCCGAATGGAAGCGGGTAAAACGGCTGCTGGAATCGGATGATATCGCCGAACAAATGCAGCTCATTAAACAGTTGGAAAAAGAAGACATCGCTCCCGTACTGTCGTTGCTGAAGCAATATTTACGCGAACCGAAAAAAAGCCCAATGGCGAAAACGATGCTGCTTCGGCTTCTGACGGTGAAACAGATTGACGAGGCAGTGACGGTCGAGAAGTTTGGACAGCGCATCGATGTCGTCCCATCCGCCTTAAACGAACAGGCGGAAACGGAATTTGCTTCGACGCTGCTGCGGCTGCTTGAGCAGCGGCTCACGGCGGAAAGCCCGAGCTTGTATGAAACGGCGGCGGAAATTTGGCTTCGCTATGCCTACATCTTGTATCCGTTCCCGCCGGAGCCGGCCGACGCCGATGTATGGCTTGCCGCTCTCCATTGGATGGCGAGCCGGTTTCAAGGAACGGACGCTGATATGAGCACGTTGGCTGCCCGCTACGGCGTAGCGGTGGCGGAGATAGCGAAACTTTGCAAAAAGCTGCACGAAATAGAGAAACTTTCCTACCTTTGATGGATGGTTCTGTATTGAAACATGGCTTTTGTATGTTATAATATAATGGCTGTGCTATGTATCTGTTTTCGCATACTTGGCTACATAATATGGACATAATAAGAGGATAATGGACAAGCAGATTGCCATGATCCGAGCAATGATTTTAGGTGGAGGGAACAGTATGTCAGTCAAATGGGAAAAGCTTGAAGGCAACGAAGGCGTATTGACCGTTGAGGTCGACGCGGAGCAGGTGAACAAAGGCTTGGATGCCGCATTCAAAAAAGTGGTGAAAAACGTCGCGCTTCCGGGCTTCCGCAAAGGAAAAGTGCCGCGCGTCTTGTTTGAAAAGCGATTTGGCGTTGAGGCGCTCTATCAAGATGCCCTCGATATTTTGCTGCCGGAAGCGTATGCGAAAGCGGTCGAAGAGGCAGGCATTGAGCCGGTATCGATGCCGGAAATCGACATTGAACAAATGGAAAAAGGGAAAAGCTTAATTTTCAAAGCGAAAGTGACCGTTAAACCGGAAGTGAAACTCGGTCAATACAAAGGGCTTGAAGTCGAAAAAATCGATACGACGGTCACGGATGAAGATGTCGAAAATGAGCTGAAGCGCCTGCAGGAAAACTATGCCGAACTGGTCGTCAAAGAAGACGGGACAGTGGAAAACGGCGATACGGTCGTCATCGACTTTGAAGGGTTTGTCGACGGTGAACCGTTTGAAGGCGGCAAAGCGGAAAACTATTCGCTTGAAATCGGCTCCGGAACGTTCATTCCTGGATTTGAAGAGCAGCTTGTCGGCATGAAAGCAGGCGAAGAAAAAGACATTCAAGTCACCTTCCCGGAAGAGTACCATGCTGAACAGCTGGCTGGCAAACCGGCGACGTTCAAGGTGAAAGTGCACGAAGTAAAAGCGAAACAACTGCCGGCGCTTGACGATGAATTTGCCAAAGACGCCGACGAAGAAGTCGAAACGCTTGATGAGCTGAAAGCGAAAATCCGCGCCCGCTTAGAAGAAGCGAAAAAGAACGAGGCAGAAGCGGCCGTGCGCAACGCGGTCGTCGAGAAAGCGGCGGCCAACGCGGAAATCGACATTCCGGCCGTCATGGTGCAAAACGAGACCGACCGGATGCTTCGTGAATTTGACCAGCGCCTGCAAATGCAAGGGCTGAACTTGCAGCTGTACTACCAGTTCTCCGGCCAGGACGAAGCGGCGCTGCGCGAGCAGATGAAAGAAGATGCCGAAAAGCGGGTGCGCGCGGCCTTGACGCTTGAAGCGATCGCCCAAGCGGAAAACATCGACGTGACTGACGAAGAGGTGAACGAAGAGCTCGAAAAAATGGCGGCAGCCTACAATTTGAGCGTTGACAAGTTAAAAGAGCTGCTCGGCAGCTTGGATGGCGTCAAAGAAGATTTAAAATGGCGCAAAACGGTCGATTTTCTTGTAGAGCACAGCACGGTTGCGGCATAATAATAAAGTAGGGAAGGAACAAGGCGCGAGACGTTCGTGCCTTGTTCTTTATCTCACCAATAGCGATTGAAGAGTGATTTTTCAAACTTTTCTAACACATTACAGTTTTTTCATTCGCTTTTTCAGGAACATTTATGGTAAAATAGCGAATACATAAGTTTTTTGCAACGAAGGATGGCGAGGCACGATACATAACGCAGGCGCGATTCCGTTAGCAAGGGGTGAATCACATGTTTAAATTTAATGATGAAAAAGGGCAGTTGAAGTGTTCGTTTTGCGGAAAAACGCAAGACCAAGTGCGCAAGCTGGTCGCCGGGCCGGGTGTCTACATTTGCGACGAGTGCATTGAGCTATGCACAGAGATCGTCGAGGAAGAGCTTGGCAATGAGGAAGAATTTGAGTTTAAAGATGTGCCAAAGCCGTTAGAAATCCGCGAAATTTTAGATGAATACGTCATCGGCCAGGATGAGGCAAAAAAATCGCTCGCCGTTGCCGTTTACAATCATTATAAACGGATTAACTCCGGCAGCAAAATTGACGATGTCGAGCTGTCGAAAAGCAACATTTTGATGATCGGGCCGACCGGAAGCGGGAAAACGCTCTTGGCGCAAACATTGGCGCGCATTTTAAACGTGCCGTTTGCCATCGCCGATGCGACGTCGCTCACGGAAGCGGGTTATGTCGGTGAGGACGTCGAAAACATTTTGCTGAAGCTCATTCAGGCGGCTGACTACGACGTCGAACGGGCGGAAAAAGGCATTATTTACATCGATGAAATCGATAAAATCGCCCGCAAATCGGAAAACCCTTCCATTACTCGCGACGTTTCGGGCGAAGGGGTGCAGCAGGCGCTGCTCAAAATTTTGGAAGGCACGATCGCCAGCGTTCCGCCGCAGGGCGGCCGCAAACATCCGCATCAGGAGTTCATCCAAATCGACACGACGAACATTTTGTTCATTTGCGGCGGGGCGTTTGACGGCATCGAGCCGATCATCAAGCGCCGCCTCGGCAAAAAAGTGATCGGGTTCGGTGCGGAAATGAACCAAGCCGATGTTGATGAGAAAAACTTGCTGTCGAAAGTGCTGCCGGAAGATTTACTCAAATTCGGGCTTATTCCGGAGTTTATCGGCCGTCTCCCAGTCATTACGACGCTTGAGCCGCTCGATGAACAAGCGCTGATTGACATTTTAACGAAACCGAAAAACGCTATTATCAAGCAGTACCAGAAAATGCTCGAGCTTGACGGCGTTGAACTGGAGTTTGAAGAAGCGGCGCTCCGCGAAATCGCCAAAAAAGCGATCGAACGGAAAACGGGTGCGCGCGGCCTCCGTTCGATCATCGAAGGCATTATGCTTGATGTCATGTTTGAGCTTCCATCGCGCGAAGATGTGCAAAAATGCATCATTACGCTCGATACCGTGCGCGGCACAAAACCGCCGAAACTCATCCGTCACGACGGCACGGTGGTCGAACACGAACGGAAAACGTCCGCTTAATAAGGAAACCGCCTTTTACGGCGGTTTCTTTTTTTGACGGCATGCCCGAAGCGCCAGGCGGCGCTTTTTTTGTTTATTCCCGCCGGTTCGCGGAGATACTATCATACTACATACTACTTGAAGGCAGGAGGATATCGGGGCATGGATTGGACGAATATCGTGCTTGTGATTCAGTTGTTTTTCGGGGTCATCATCGGCCTTTATTTTTGGAATTTGCTCAAAGGACAGCGCGTGCAAAAAGTATCCATCGATAAAGAATCGCGCAAAGAGATGGAGCAGCTCCGCAAGCTGCGCTCCATTTCGCTGACCGAGCCGCTCGCGGAAAAAGTGCGGCCGAAACGTTTTGACGATATCGTCGGCCAGGAAGATGGGATCAAGGCGCTCAAAGCGGCGCTGTGCGGGCCGAACCCGCAACATGTCATCATTTACGGACCGCCCGGCGTCGGCAAGACGGCTGCAGCCCGGCTTGTGTTGGAAGAAGCGAAAAAAAACCCGCTCTCCCCGTTTAACAAAAATGCTGTATTCGTTGAGCTTGACGCGACGACGGCGCGCTTTGACGAGCGCGGCATCGCCGATCCGCTCATCGGCTCGGTGCATGACCCGATCTATCAAGGGGCCGGGGCGATGGGACAGGCCGGCATTCCTCAGCCGAAGCAAGGGGCGGTGACGAACGCCCATGGCGGCGTTTTGTTTATTGATGAAATTGGCGAACTCCATCCGATTCAAATGAACAAGCTGCTCAAAGTGCTTGAGGATCGGAAAGTGTTTTTTGAAAGCGCCTATTACAGCAAAGAAAACCCGCAAATTCCAAGCCATATTCACGACATTTTCCAAAACGGACTGCCGGCCGATTTCCGCCTTGTCGGGGCGACGACGCGAACGCCAAACGAGATTCCTCCGGCCATTCGTTCCCGTTGTTTAGAAGTGTTTTTCCGTGAATTGGATCAAGACGAAATCGCCTTGATCGCTAAAAAAGCGGCGGAAAAAATCCGCCTGAACGTCTCCGAAAGCGGCATTCGCCTCCTTGCCGCCTACGCGCGCAACGGGCGGGAAGCAGTCAACATGATGCAGATCGCCGCCGGCCTCGCCATTACGGAAAATCGGGAGAAAATTTTAGATAAGGATATCGAATGGGTCATTCACTCAAGCCAAATGGCCCCGCGCTACGAAAAGAAAATCGCTTCCGCTCCGGCTGTCGGCGTTGTGAACGGCTTGGCGGTGTACGGGCCGAACACCGGCGCGCTTCTCGAAATCGAAGTGACCGCCCTGCCGGCGAAAGGAAAAGGATCCATCAATGTGACCGGCATTGTCGAGGAAGAAAGCATCGGCAGTCCGGAAAAATCGGTGCGCCGCAAAAGTATGGCGCGCGGCTCAGCGGAAAATGTCATTACCGTGCTGCGCGCGATGGGCGTGCCGGCGGATCGCTACGATATTCATGTCAACTTTCCGGGCGGGGTGCCGGTTGACGGCCCCTCGGCTGGGGTGGCGATCGCGGTTGGCATTTATTCAGCCATTTACCAGCTGCCGGTCGATCATACTGTCGCGATGACCGGCGAAATCAGCATCCGCGGCTATGTCAAGCCAGTCGGCGGTGTGTTTGCCAAAATCAAAGCAGCCAAGCAAGCCGGAGCGAAAAAAGTCATTATCCCGATTGAGAACATGCAATCGCTGTTGCGGGAAGTGAGCGGCATTCAAATTATCGCCGTCCGCCGCCTCGAGGAAGCGCTCGTCCATGTGTTCGGCGAAGAAGCGCTCCGTCGGGGAACCGCATTTTTGCCGGCTGCTGCCGCCGATCGCTCGGGGAAAAAGCTCGTATAAGCCAAGGATGGG
Proteins encoded in this region:
- the lonB gene encoding ATP-dependent protease LonB codes for the protein MDWTNIVLVIQLFFGVIIGLYFWNLLKGQRVQKVSIDKESRKEMEQLRKLRSISLTEPLAEKVRPKRFDDIVGQEDGIKALKAALCGPNPQHVIIYGPPGVGKTAAARLVLEEAKKNPLSPFNKNAVFVELDATTARFDERGIADPLIGSVHDPIYQGAGAMGQAGIPQPKQGAVTNAHGGVLFIDEIGELHPIQMNKLLKVLEDRKVFFESAYYSKENPQIPSHIHDIFQNGLPADFRLVGATTRTPNEIPPAIRSRCLEVFFRELDQDEIALIAKKAAEKIRLNVSESGIRLLAAYARNGREAVNMMQIAAGLAITENREKILDKDIEWVIHSSQMAPRYEKKIASAPAVGVVNGLAVYGPNTGALLEIEVTALPAKGKGSINVTGIVEEESIGSPEKSVRRKSMARGSAENVITVLRAMGVPADRYDIHVNFPGGVPVDGPSAGVAIAVGIYSAIYQLPVDHTVAMTGEISIRGYVKPVGGVFAKIKAAKQAGAKKVIIPIENMQSLLREVSGIQIIAVRRLEEALVHVFGEEALRRGTAFLPAAAADRSGKKLV